The Quercus lobata isolate SW786 chromosome 4, ValleyOak3.0 Primary Assembly, whole genome shotgun sequence genome segment GCatacgacgaaagaatacacaaacgtgagTCCGTCTACTTTTAcccttgaaattgaaattttatttttgaaaaaatatcatcatccgtcctgtattgcagaaatggacgacgccaagagaagggcaatgataaaatctctagccgtcgagcaaaagaagacgggtgagATCGTTGTTCCCAGTGTGCCGGGGTCATCGGGTAAGAGGAAGCAGCCACCAAAGTCCGACCGTCCACTCAAGCAGCCAAAGGTGTCAATGGAGCCCGTGgtgggcttgatggctgagggcCCTAAGGCCGTCACCCAAGTTAAACAAGGGGCCGGTAAGGGCCTAATGCATGCTCCACCCGTCAGCGGGGAGAAGCCCCCTCCCCTTCTCCGTGAGGACTCGAAGTTCGCTTTGGAGAAGCTTACGTCCATACTTTCTGCAGAGGATTATGAGGATCTTGGGAATCATTCGACGGAGGTGATGGGGGAGACGGGGTTATTTGCCGTCGGACAGGTAACTTTCCTTATCCTTCAGTTTATGTCCGTCCACTCCCTagtttcatttttgacacttctaattttgtctatttcagtccttggttatgatgaagggcttgatggaccgCTGCCTCAACCGTGAAGTGGCTCTGGAACGGGTACGGTCAAAGCTTGGGCAGACGGAAGAGGAGCTTAGCCAGCTGCACAAGTGGAAGGCCACGATGGAGCAGAAGTTCGAACTCTCTGAGAAGACGAGAGAAGAACTTGAACAGAGGACGGAGGAGgctgggaaggccttgaaggTTAAAGCAGACGAGGTGAAGGATCTGAAGAAAAAACTCCGTCATGCAAGGGATGACGCCGTCAGCGAATATCACAACTCCGAGTCTTTGCTGAAGGAGCTGGCaggatcgttccttcaaggcttcgaCGATTCGCTCCGTCAGGTGAAGAAGGCCTACCCAGATCTGGACTTGTCCATGATAACACTAACTGATCAAGGTCAGACGTCTGCTCTACCCGTCGCCTCCGAAAATACGGAGGATCTCTTTGGAGAAGAGGCAGCTCAGGGTGACGGAGAGTCCGCTATGCCGAATGAGGTCGCTGTTGTCGACCCCAATAAAGCAGAGTAACCTATATAATTGTTGATGAGGATCCGTCTCCCTTTTTATGTATTGTTAATAATTTGTAGACGGTTTGGTTGAAGTTTCATTTGTACTGAACAATGCTTTTCATTCATTGTCTTTTCGTGATCTGTATCCGTTAAGGATTTTCTCCGtctacttttattttgaattttaatttgcaCAAGCTCGTCtgttgatccgtccacttatAAGCTAAACTATTGAAGCTGAATTATATCGTCATGTTGTCCGTCCACCTTGTGGGCGTTTTAGAGCCGTCTGCTTTATGTACGTACGTAATTTATTCACCGTTTTTGCTATACCGTCCATTTTACAAACACGTAGTATTACTAAACGTTTTGTAGGTCCGTCCGCTTTtcggacatgtagaattattcaccgttttagGTGCGTAAATATCTCTAATTTTAATTACGGTGATCCGTTCGCTTTGAGACTGATACCGTCTAAAttatggacttgtataattATCACCGtgttggtgatccgtccactttatggacatgtagaattattaaacgctttgggtgatccgtccactttgaggAGTACACCGTCCAATTTGTGGAAGTGTTGAATTgcggtgatccgtccactttgtggcggatACACCGTCTAATTTATGGACTTGCATAATTCTCACCGTCTttgtgatccgtccactttgtggaggctacaccgtccaatttgtggacttgtataactactcaccgttttggtgatccgtccacatTATGACGCATATACCGTCCACTTTCCGGACTTGTAGAATttactcaccgttttgggtgatccgcccactttgtggacttgtattATTCTCACCGTCTttgtgatccgtccactttgtggacttgtagaatttctcaccgttttgggtgatccgtccacttttggacttgtattattctcaccgttttggtgatccgtccactttatggacatgtagaattctcaccgttttggtgatccgtccactttgcgGACATTTTgaattctcaccgttttggtgatccgtctaCTTTGTGGATATGTAgaattctcaccgttttggtgatccgtccacatTATGGACTTTAAACTAGCATTCGTTAAGTTCGAGGACAATTGTAGTGacatcaaagtagaagaagattaTAATGGTATCTAATtgcgtaaaggaaaagtgcctgcccccttgggcttaaaaaaggcacgacaggattgtagcaagagaaacacatgttaaagaaaaaacttataaatagttataataaaaagccaaatggaaaattggttgctgttcgccgtgttactatcactggtagtatttcctcaaatgctccgcattccatggatgcggtagcttctcCCCCTCCGTAGTCTCCAAgtggtatgttcctttccttttccatgccgtgactcggtaaggtccttcccagttggggccgagctttccctgtgtagggtctctagctgCACCCATGACCCTCCTGAGTACgaggtctcctacttggaagtctctgtgtcggacccgggagttgtaatgtctggccatgcgttcctggtatcttgcgatcctttgctcctctgccgaccttacctcatctatcaggtccagctgtagcctcattgattcgtcgttcctgccttcgtcatggttgtgaaccctgtaacttgtgaggccaacttctgcggggatgaccgcctcattcccgtatgtcagtcgaaatggcgtctctcctgtcggagtcctcgccgttgtcctgtaCGCCCACAGTATGCTCggtaattcttcgggccatattccctttgccccctcgagccgagtcttgataatctttagcagggatcggttcgtgacttcaacctggccattggcctgaggatgggcgggtgatgagtagtggttttttattcctagctgtgtgcaaaaatcccggaagtggctgttgtcgaactgcctcccgttatccgagacaaggactctaggaataccaaacctgcatacgatggaccgccaaacaaaacttctaactttcttttctgtaatggtggccaaggcttccgcttctacccattttgtgaagtagtcaatacccactaccaagaacttgAGCTGCCTTACCGCAGTTGGGAAGGGTCCCATGATatccagtccccattgtgcgaacggccatggagccgtcaTAGGGGTCAGTTCCTCAGCTGGCTGTccgataaaattgctgaacctctggcatttgtcgcagctcTTAACGTAcgactcggcatccttctgcatggtcggccagtaatacccagctcgtaccagtttgtgcaccaacgaccgCGATCCAGAGTGATTCCCGCATATCCCTTCGTGCacttccctcattacgtagtctgcctcttcaaccccgaggcatcttagATAAGGGCGGGAGAATCCTCTCTTGTAAAGAACGTCTCTTATCAAGATGAATCTCGCCGCTTGGACTTTCAGCTTCCTCGCTGCCTCCTTCTCTTGtggcagtaacccgtccttcaGGTATGAAGCTATCTGGGTGgtccagtttctttcggagcgtatctcctgcatattgtcggggtctattagtggatAGAGTTGAACgaaggaaagtacattacccggtgtcatcacatgttctgctgaggcggctttggctagccggtcggcgagctcattttctcccctgGGGATTTGGACGACCGTCGCTTTTAGTCCGTTGACTCTCGTTctcacttgatcaagatatctcttcaacctttcccccttgcattcgtagtctccgtttacttgattggtcacgacctgagagtcgcaaTGGACGGCCACACTTTCAGCtccggcggctttggctaggtcgagtcctgccgccaccgcttcgtattctgcttcattgctggtaatggggaagtcgagacggaccatacattcgatcttgtcCCCTTCGGGCGACAGCAAcactatgccggcccctccaattcgccgattggaTGACCCGTCGGTGAAGATGCTCCACTTGGGgggttcttctgcccccttgtcctcgtcacgcgtaaactccgctatgaagtcggctacagcttgtcctttaatggccacacgcggacggtacttgatatcaaactcactcaattctattgcccacagtgtcagtcgacctgcggcttcaggattactcagtgcccttcgcaagggcttgtcggtcattacgttcacggtgtgggcttgaaagtaaTGTTTGAGCTTGCGGGCCGCCGTTATCAATGCgaaagcgagtttctccattggttggtatctttcttcggcgccgcggagcgcccggctggcgtagtatacaggtttctgtgcattatcctcttctctaattaaagcagcgctgacggcgacagaggagacagccaagtagaggaaaagttcttcgccaggttgcgagggactcaataggggtggtgaggataggtatgcctttagttcctcgaacgctcgctgacactcgtccgtccactcgaatgatttctttaatgtgcggAAAAAGGGCAggcacttgtccgtggctctcgacacgaatctatttaacgccgctatcttgccgttaaggctttgtatctccttcacatttcgcgggGGTGCCATTTCTAgtatggctcggattttgtccgggttagcctcaatccctctctgggataccatgaaacctaggaatttgcctgccgttacgccgaatgcgcattttcccggattgagtttcatgttgtaaGATCGTAGCGTACCGAACGTCTCCTTAAGATCTTCgaggtggtcttcctccttctggctcttcaccagcatgtcgtcgacatagacttgaacattcctcccgatctgctgcgcgaacatcttgttcattagcctttggtatgttgcccccgcattcttcaggccgaatggcattactttgtagcagaatagtccttggctggttacgaacgaagtcttttcttgatcggcctcgtgcatgcggatctgattataacccgagaaagcgtccatgaagcttaataattggtgttgagccgtcgagtctactaggacgtcgactcttggaaggggatagctatctttagggcacgctttgttaagatccgtgaaatccacgcacatacGCCACTTACTGCTCGCTTTCTTTACCATCaccacattcgccagccaatcgggatagtagacttccctgataaagcttgcctcttggagtttgcggacttcctccgctattgcttggtctcgttccgttgcgaacactctcttcttttgtcggacgggtggaaatgagggtaatacattcaatttgtgtaccatgacggagggatcgattcccggcatatcgtcatggctccaggcgaacacatccttattgctcctcagaaaagctacgagctcttgacggattgcgggtttggcaagcgttccgatcttggttgttctgtccggattggaactgtcaagagttatctcctccagcttctctgttggttccgccaccgttcggtgctcttctatgttcaaggcctggatttggtcttgcatctccatcatagcgacgtagcattctcgtgcggcaacttggcttccgcgtagctctcctaccccatactccgttgggaacttgatcattaggGCGTAAGTTGATGTTgccgccttccacgagttgagcgtaggtcgtccaaggatagcattgtaggcggacgagcaatcgaccaccaagaatgtcacgttcctCGTGATgtgttgggggtaatctcctactgTCACCCGTAACGTTACCGAACCCAGAGGGAATACCTTACTCCCTCTgaaaccaacgagcggggcgtctgtcggtattagcaggtccctgtcaatcctcatctgctggaatgccggatagtacaatatgtcggccgagctgccgttgtcgatcaacactcggtgcacgttgtagtctcctgtccgcacgctgacgacgagggcatcgtcgtgtggatggtgtaggcgtCGTGCATCCTCTTCCGTGAACCCAACAATAGGTTCTTCTCCGTTTGCTATCCTTGGCACTCTGCTCGTCAACTGGACATTCTGTACCATCCGAAAgtatgttttgcgagccttctTTGACGATCCGGCCGCAGCAGTCCCTCCGactatcattcttatgtctccaattgggggtcttggtcgctcgttttctcggcggaggtgttgttcttgtgggggttgatccgttctccccttgttgacgaacttctgcagcttcccttgtcggataagtgcttcgatttgctgcttcaagtcgtagcaatcggccgtgtcgtggccgtggtcacgatgaaagcggcaatatttgtctctggaccttttgctggggtcactcttcagctttcctgggaacatcagggacccttcgtccttaatctgcattaggacttggtcaatTGGCGCGTTTAGCGGGGTGAAATTTGCGAACCTTCCGCCAATGGATTTTGGACGTTtgtcctcccttcggtctcccatccttcctttcttGCGCCCCTGGTCCTGTCGGGAATCCTCCTGTCtatctcttttcttgggtctatcttctcgCGATAGTAgtgcgtcttcagcgttcatatatttggtggccctgtaaaggacctccgacatggtcttggggtcgtttttgtatagggagaacaaaaacttaccccccttcagcccatttgtgaatgctgctaccaatatcttgtcgtcggcttcgtcgatcgaaagtgcttctttgttgaagcgtgatatgtaggcccttaaCGTCTCCTCTTCCCgttgcttgatattcattaaacaagccgtTGATTTCttataccgatgtcctccgatgaaatgcgtagtaaattgagcgcttagctccttgaaggtgctgatggagttgggcgcTATCCAGCTGAACCAAATCCTCGCTGCGCCCTTcagggttgtaggaaaggccctgcacataatcgcgtctgccactccctgaaggtgcatcagggtcttgaaggtctctaggtgatctagagggtccttgaccccgtcgTAACTATCCATACTTGGCATACGGAACTTATttggcagggggaaggagttgacggctgctgtgaatggcgagtcagtccggttgacaaggtcgtcaagatcacttgacactcgccccttgagagcgCTCATCATCACATCCATATGCTCCTTCAtagcctgcatctccgcgatgatgGATTGTGGAGCAGTGTCCGTCGGGGAAGGGATGCTTATGTCCCGTCTTACTGGtctgctcggggcgttactcccctgtggtccgtcctgatttctcctttcgGCGCTGTTCCCctcttgatccgctccttggttattgaccgcggcattcttttggttcagctgctcttgtaggtcgtggttttccttggtgaggcgctccacggctgcGGCAAGCGTCCTGACCTGTCTCTCAAGggcagtcgtaggggcttcttcctgaacgtcattcgtggttgccattgagcgggtgagtaccatgtaactcttttgtctgggAATCTACGAAGTACTATACGTCTCTCTgattccccacagacggcgccagctgatgacgttgagaattgtcaccaataagtcacaccgtactcgcgagtcaacgaacctgcacaacaagaacaaaCGGAAGAAGAacccttagagagcaccggtgtggtgccggccaaaagccctccgaaggtcaagtcagaattcgtcccttgagttattttgaggcgttagagagggtcaaatcatcttaccttgatttgcgtgaatattactcctttttatagtggtagagagttgcttttcttcttaacctccagatctttccaatatgggactttgatacaatttcccttattggatcttagggcttttctaggcaaatagagatttcggatcatgggcccttacCATGTCTGTCTGCGATGGGCCTTCAGAGCGCGTGGGCCCATCTTTACAAAGACCAAACAGTACccatccgtcaggcccattaagatagGCCCATCAGACTAAATTTTACTATCTTCAGTTATTATAATGATTGATTAGCAAGTATCCTCTCATTAGATacaaatatataagaaatacgAACAATATGCAATTGCTAGGTTTTCCTTGGTTGCCAATGCTGTTGAGCATTTGGAGCAGGTAGTTACAAATAAAGAGATTGAAGATGGCCCAATTACTCTAAATGAGTGcctaatttttctttctaaattccCGAAAGGGATTTAAGTTCTAGACATTTGAGGGTTTTGATGGTATGAGTTGTTTTCAATCTAAATTCCACGCCAAAAGGATTCCAATTTTGTCAGCAAAGTATTTTCTCCTTTGTCTTTTTTACTAAAATCTTTTTATTGGGGAAAATATACTCAATTCTATATAGCTTGTCTCATAGAATCTTATATGTTATAGGTGCTTTCTCTTACTTAGGTTTGTGTTGTGGATTCTTATTATTGCTCACAATCTATTCATTGATCCTTACTTGCGAATTTTGATGTTGGAAGAAAAGGAGTGGGTGCCCCTTTTGTATACCATTGCTATTTTCAACTTGGTAAATAGAAGGGACTGACTTGGTTTTTTGGGCATTAATTGCAAGCCCATAAAAGTTCTTAAATGGAAAGATTTACATACACAAATATTCTTAAATTTGTTAAGAGTTTCATCCATTTTTAGTCAATTTGTATTCTCTTGATATTTTAACTTTCTGTACCATTCtggattaaaaagaaaaagaaaaagaaaatcataatatGCTTTGAGCCATATTATGAATAGAAGGTGAAACATATTCGTTTtgaaacaattatttatttgagcaagttatatatatatatatatatatatatataaattttgttaaattattctGTGCATCGCATGGACTAACAACTAGTAGAGTTTAATCTCAAACAAACTATGTTGACAAGAGTGTCTCCCACTCAATTCCGATCACTAATCCACTTTTGATTAGAAAAGTAATCGTATGTTATTCCTAATCTAACCTAACGTATTGCAATAAATACAGGCCTTTTGATTTAGATCTTGTTATTTTATATCTAGTTTTAagaaatctattaaaaaaaaaaaatgttgataagAATAGAAGACCTCACCCATATGAAACATTTTGATAAGAacaattcaataaataaataaaattaatatgaacaaaatatatggctttttcaaattgtttttttttttttgttttttggcttaccaaattgttaataaatagttaaatgtaaaactattattaactttttttcctcgttagtattttaattattttattgctcaaaccttaaaatttaatatataaactaaacgTTAAAATTAAAGAGGAAGGATAAgattgcaaccaaaaaaaaaaaaaagttgcagcaaatattttagataaaaataacaatttttttccttctttactactctttttagaaaaaattattactatcaaattctttttttttcttcacatctTTTCTTCTATCataaaatcaacaataaaaacaaaaatataaaattttccatgACAGTTATTACGTGAAagtgtgacaattttttttaagcacacgGCTTactttctttatcaatttttttctctttaccATTATCACTAATTCTCTTTCTCTTATAACAGTTTTGTTGTtgtatagtttttattttatgattagatacaaaattttattagtttggACTAAAGCAACTGCAGCTTCTTTTTGTTGTGATAATCCGCATAAGAGAATAAAACTTCAATGGTTAgcaaatcaaattaattaaacctttcttctttaaaaaaagaaaataattaaccTTTAAACTCATTCTCATTGGATAGAAGTTCTAATGTCTAAATAATGCTGGTTTCACTTATTGATTTCCTAAGATTGATTATCaaactattaattatattattatatccTCCTTTGATTTATACAGTTCTTTATATCAtattaattctatttttaaaattgactAATTTGGCAcattacaacttttttttaaattaaaacttagTTGTTTTCTTAGTAAAAACTTGAATCCTTTCAGTTTCACACACCTTATCAGAATcccagtatatatatatattaataaacggttccatttttcttttttttttttttttttttttttttttttttttttttgggttagtttCTTAGATGTCAGTTGTGAGCGCAAagtcaaaattaatttagtattagCTTAGAACACATTTATAAGAGCCAGCCATTGTATCTTGCAAGTTTTAAGTATCATTACAGAAAATGtaggtttcttcttttataacTAAGggcatatatataaatataaatatatatatatatatatatgtatattctGACGGTGGTGAGCCAAAAATTTATCTTGGTATAATTgtatattctatatttaaaatagGGTTTTAAGGCTATATATTAgtaaacaattttaagaaattttttatcaGGAATTAAAAAAGCTGCCAAACTTTTTGACAGCtttctaaattttgaattttttttattttttttctaaaatgaattgttaataTATGCCTTACGGGCATATATTAACCGGACTCTTCAAAATAAATGGGGGATAAAACTTCTTTTAAGACTTAgctaatagaattttagtttgaaatggaattatatatatatatttttaacttagctaatagaatttaattttaaacaaactatGTTAATAAGAGTGTCTCCCACTCAAGTCTGATCACTAATCCACTTTCGATTAAAAAAGTATTCATATGTTATTCCTAATCTAACTTAACGTATTTCAATAAATACAGgcttttttgagaagatatttTTAAGgaatcaattaaaataaaagaatgttGATAAAAATAGAAGACCTCACTctatataaaacattttgataAGAATAGTtcactaaataaataaaattgatatgaacaaaatatatgGATTaacaaattgttaataaatattcaaatgtaaaactattcttaattttttttcctggttagtattttaaatattttattgctcaaaagttaaaaattaaattttaatatatatatatatatatatatatatatatataaacgttAAATTTAAAGAGGAAGTATaaaattacaacaacaaaaaaaagttacagCAATttgtttagataaaaataaaaatttgatttccTTCTTTACtactttattaaattattattatcaacttcttt includes the following:
- the LOC115985383 gene encoding uncharacterized protein LOC115985383 — translated: MDDAKRRAMIKSLAVEQKKTGEIVVPSVPGSSGKRKQPPKSDRPLKQPKVSMEPVVGLMAEGPKAVTQVKQGAGKGLMHAPPVSGEKPPPLLREDSKFALEKLTSILSAEDYEDLGNHSTEVMGETGLFAVGQSLVMMKGLMDRCLNREVALERVRSKLGQTEEELSQLHKWKATMEQKFELSEKTREELEQRTEEAGKALKVKADEVKDLKKKLRHARDDAVSEYHNSESLLKELAGSFLQGFDDSLRQVKKAYPDLDLSMITLTDQGQTSALPVASENTEDLFGEEAAQGDGESAMPNEVAVVDPNKAE